In one window of Paracoccus saliphilus DNA:
- a CDS encoding NCS1 family nucleobase:cation symporter-1: protein MAPDEFTHIGSGDPSLYNEDLAPIPHERRNWGAFEIFNVWNNDIQSLFGYTLAASLFLSYGLNGWLTFAAIVVAGLLVMWLVNLSGRPSVRYGIPYAVMARASMGVRGARFPALVRGIVAIFWYGVQTYFASTAVALAIRALFGIEAGAGGFLGLTGVDWIAYIIVAGFQIGLFLMGIEWVGKFLNWAGPFVYVVMITLALMIWWQAGNGIWSEIGAIFQGAAESERSTLAGFIAVVGTMVAYFAAVIINFGDFSRFVKTEGQMRRGNFWGLPVSMAFFSFIALFITAGAVVLFGERLTDPTAIVERVDSLALTLIAAVTFFAATVGINLVANFIPAAYDIANMSPSRISAKTGGLITAAIAFVIGALWVSLISRIGIAGFVDTLGAILAPLYGILIADYYVVQKRRLVVDQLFSAEPSGRYYYDGGWNKRAIMAVGISALFSIGTVWLPALQALAGFGWLIGAVLGGVLYILLCGRK from the coding sequence ATGGCACCGGATGAATTCACACATATCGGCAGCGGCGATCCGTCGCTTTACAACGAGGATCTGGCTCCGATCCCGCATGAACGGCGGAATTGGGGCGCGTTCGAGATATTCAATGTCTGGAACAACGATATCCAGAGCCTGTTCGGCTATACCTTGGCCGCATCGCTGTTTCTCAGCTATGGGTTGAACGGCTGGTTGACCTTTGCCGCCATCGTCGTTGCCGGGCTCCTGGTGATGTGGCTGGTCAACCTGTCTGGACGTCCCTCGGTTCGTTACGGCATTCCCTATGCGGTGATGGCGCGGGCCTCGATGGGCGTGCGCGGCGCGCGCTTTCCGGCACTCGTCCGCGGCATCGTCGCGATCTTCTGGTACGGGGTGCAGACCTATTTCGCCTCGACCGCCGTCGCGCTGGCAATCCGGGCGCTGTTCGGGATCGAGGCCGGGGCAGGGGGCTTCCTTGGCCTGACCGGGGTGGACTGGATCGCCTATATCATCGTCGCTGGCTTCCAGATCGGGCTTTTCCTGATGGGCATCGAATGGGTCGGCAAGTTCCTGAACTGGGCCGGACCTTTTGTCTATGTGGTGATGATCACGCTCGCATTGATGATCTGGTGGCAGGCCGGAAACGGAATCTGGTCCGAGATCGGAGCGATTTTCCAGGGCGCGGCGGAGAGCGAGCGAAGCACATTGGCCGGATTCATCGCGGTGGTCGGCACGATGGTGGCCTATTTCGCCGCAGTGATCATCAATTTCGGCGATTTCTCACGCTTCGTGAAAACCGAAGGCCAGATGCGCCGCGGCAATTTCTGGGGCCTGCCGGTGTCGATGGCGTTCTTTTCCTTCATTGCGCTGTTCATCACCGCGGGTGCCGTCGTGCTGTTCGGAGAGCGCCTGACCGATCCCACCGCGATTGTCGAGCGGGTGGACAGCCTCGCCCTGACGCTGATCGCCGCCGTGACCTTCTTTGCCGCCACCGTGGGGATCAACCTGGTAGCCAATTTCATCCCGGCGGCCTATGACATCGCCAATATGTCGCCATCCAGGATCTCGGCAAAAACCGGCGGGTTGATCACTGCGGCCATCGCCTTTGTCATCGGCGCGCTATGGGTCTCGCTGATCTCCAGGATCGGCATCGCGGGTTTTGTCGATACGCTCGGGGCGATCCTCGCGCCGCTTTATGGCATCCTGATCGCCGATTACTACGTGGTGCAAAAGCGACGGCTTGTAGTTGATCAGCTCTTCTCTGCAGAGCCTTCGGGCCGTTACTACTATGATGGCGGTTGGAACAAGCGGGCAATCATGGCAGTGGGGATCTCGGCACTGTTCTCGATCGGGACGGTGTGGCTGCCCGCGTTGCAGGCGCTGGCAGGATTTGGCTGGCTGATCGGCGCGGTTCTGGGCGGGGTGCTCTATATCCTGCTTTGCGGTCGCAAATAG
- the pepN gene encoding aminopeptidase N, with protein MTRSNTPDKRFLADYRPYPFILEQTKLSFDLSPDATRVRADLALKPRDRTEDLELDGGKEVRLMSILIDGTAPAPDHVRRDHERLVIAAAALPDGPFTLTTEVEIDPSANTAFEGLYISGGMFCTQCEAEGFRHITFYPDRPDVMAPFHVTIRSDKPVILSNGNPVRQEDGLAEWHDPWPKPAYLFALVAGDLVAISDRFSTKSGRDIALNVWVRPGDEDRAGFAMESLIKSMKWDEDVYGREYDLDVFNIVAVDDFNMGAMENKGLNIFNSKLVLASPETATDADYERIEGVIAHEYFHNWTGNRITCRDWFQLCLKEGLTVFRDQQFTSDMRSAPVKRIGDVQSLRARQFREDQGPLAHPVRPEEYEEINNFYTATVYEKGAEVIGMLKRLVGDDGYAKALDLYFERHDGDAATIEDWLKVFEDATGRDLTQFKRWYTDAGTPHLKVTEEWSDDGRLTLHFSQHTPPTPGQDEKPPRVIPVAVGLIGPNGDEVAATRMLEMTEAEQSFTFDNLGARPIVSALRGFSAPVILERQIDNATRAFLLAHDTDPFARWEAGRELALSALTALAQGQDGGEEYVYAIGQLAADTDADPAFRALCLNLPGEEEIATRLSAAGVTPDPDAIFDARSGLARRVAEAHADLLSSLYDEMTVPGPYSPDAGAAARRALRIAALGLLNRIDRGDRAEVLFGTAGNMTERMAALTCLIRRGRGQAALEALHQQFGDNRLVMDKWFAVQPMAAAPDEAAMIARRLSERDDFDWKNPNRFRSLLGGLAANHGGFHAADGSGYEFTAEWLMRMDRVNPQIAARLSTAFETWPRYDTDRRAKARAALQRMAEMDGISRNLREMVSRMIAAGA; from the coding sequence ATGACCCGATCCAACACCCCCGATAAGCGGTTTCTTGCCGATTACAGGCCGTATCCCTTCATCCTCGAACAGACGAAGCTGAGCTTCGATCTGTCCCCGGACGCGACCCGCGTAAGGGCCGATCTGGCGCTGAAACCGAGGGATCGAACCGAGGATCTGGAGCTCGACGGCGGCAAGGAGGTCCGGCTGATGTCGATCCTGATCGACGGAACCGCTCCCGCGCCCGATCACGTCCGACGCGATCACGAACGCCTGGTGATCGCCGCCGCCGCCTTGCCCGACGGCCCCTTCACGCTGACAACCGAAGTCGAGATAGATCCTTCTGCCAATACCGCCTTCGAGGGGCTGTATATCTCGGGCGGGATGTTCTGCACGCAATGCGAGGCCGAGGGTTTCCGCCATATCACCTTCTATCCCGACCGCCCCGATGTGATGGCGCCTTTTCACGTGACCATCCGCTCGGACAAGCCGGTGATTCTGTCGAACGGCAACCCGGTTCGCCAGGAAGACGGCCTGGCCGAATGGCATGATCCATGGCCCAAGCCTGCCTATCTCTTTGCATTGGTGGCGGGCGATCTGGTCGCCATCAGCGACCGTTTCTCCACGAAATCCGGACGCGATATCGCGCTGAATGTCTGGGTACGTCCCGGCGACGAGGATCGCGCCGGATTCGCCATGGAATCGCTGATCAAGTCGATGAAATGGGACGAGGATGTCTATGGCCGCGAATATGACCTCGATGTCTTCAACATCGTCGCCGTCGATGATTTCAACATGGGCGCGATGGAGAACAAGGGGCTGAACATCTTCAATTCCAAGCTGGTTCTCGCCTCGCCCGAAACCGCGACCGACGCCGATTACGAACGCATCGAAGGTGTGATCGCGCATGAATATTTCCACAACTGGACCGGCAACCGCATCACCTGCCGCGACTGGTTCCAGCTTTGTCTCAAGGAAGGGCTGACGGTTTTCCGCGACCAGCAGTTCACCTCCGACATGCGAAGCGCCCCAGTCAAGCGGATCGGCGATGTGCAGAGCTTGCGCGCCCGGCAGTTCCGCGAGGATCAGGGACCCCTGGCCCACCCGGTGCGGCCCGAGGAATACGAGGAAATCAACAACTTCTACACCGCGACCGTTTATGAGAAGGGCGCCGAGGTGATCGGCATGCTTAAGCGCCTGGTTGGCGATGACGGTTATGCCAAGGCGCTGGACCTCTATTTCGAGCGGCATGACGGTGACGCGGCGACCATCGAGGATTGGCTGAAGGTCTTCGAGGACGCCACGGGCCGCGACCTGACGCAGTTCAAGCGCTGGTACACGGATGCCGGAACCCCGCATCTGAAGGTGACCGAGGAATGGAGTGACGACGGCCGGCTGACCCTGCATTTCAGCCAGCATACGCCGCCCACGCCGGGACAGGATGAGAAACCGCCGCGCGTCATTCCCGTCGCCGTCGGGCTGATCGGTCCGAATGGCGACGAGGTCGCCGCGACCCGTATGCTTGAAATGACCGAAGCAGAACAAAGCTTTACCTTCGACAACCTCGGCGCTCGCCCAATCGTGTCCGCGCTGCGCGGCTTTTCGGCCCCGGTGATCCTGGAACGGCAAATCGACAACGCGACCCGCGCCTTCCTGCTGGCCCATGACACCGATCCCTTCGCAAGATGGGAGGCCGGTCGCGAGCTGGCCCTTTCGGCCCTGACCGCGTTGGCGCAGGGCCAGGATGGCGGCGAAGAATATGTCTATGCCATCGGCCAACTGGCCGCCGATACCGATGCCGATCCGGCTTTCCGCGCGCTCTGCCTGAACTTGCCGGGAGAGGAAGAGATCGCTACGCGCCTCTCTGCCGCCGGCGTCACTCCAGATCCCGATGCGATCTTTGACGCACGCAGCGGGTTGGCTCGCCGCGTGGCCGAGGCTCATGCCGATCTGCTGTCCTCGCTTTACGACGAGATGACGGTCCCCGGCCCCTATTCCCCCGATGCCGGGGCGGCGGCGCGGCGGGCACTGCGGATCGCGGCGCTTGGATTGCTCAATCGCATCGACCGGGGCGACCGGGCCGAGGTCTTGTTCGGCACTGCTGGCAACATGACCGAACGCATGGCCGCGCTGACCTGCCTGATCCGCCGTGGGCGCGGACAGGCGGCGCTGGAAGCACTGCATCAACAGTTCGGCGACAACCGGCTGGTCATGGACAAGTGGTTTGCCGTTCAGCCCATGGCAGCGGCGCCGGACGAGGCAGCGATGATCGCGCGGCGCCTGTCCGAACGCGATGATTTCGACTGGAAGAACCCCAACCGCTTCCGCTCGCTTCTGGGCGGGCTCGCGGCGAACCATGGCGGCTTCCATGCCGCAGATGGTTCGGGCTATGAATTCACAGCCGAGTGGCTGATGCGGATGGATCGGGTCAATCCCCAGATCGCGGCCCGCCTGTCCACCGCTTTCGAGACATGGCCACGCTATGATACGGATCGTCGTGCCAAGGCCCGCGCCGCATTGCAGCGGATGGCCGAGATGGACGGAATCAGCCGCAACCTGCGCGAGATGGTGTCGCGGATGATCGCCGCTGGCGCATGA
- a CDS encoding Re/Si-specific NAD(P)(+) transhydrogenase subunit alpha, with the protein MKIGALKESYEGEARVAITPSSAAHLQKLGHEVFVESGAGVRAGFSNSDYEKAGVTVAQTVADLIKAVDVVAKVREPADAEIGQMREGQTLISFFYPAQNAELLEKAKEQGITAIAMDMVPRISRAQKMDALSSMANIAGYRSVIEAANNFGRFFTGQVTAAGKVPPAKVLVVGAGVAGLAAIGTATSLGARVFAFDVRPEVAEQIESMGAEFVFLDFEEQTQDGAATGGYAAPSSPEFREKQLEKFRELAPDMDVVITTALIPGRDAPVLWTKDMVEAMKQGSVIVDLAAEKGGNCELTVADERIVTENGVTIVGYTDFASRMGAQSSELYGNNIRHFMTDLTPKKDGVIVHDMEDDVIRGATVAHDHDITFPPPPPKVAAIAAQKPKEKPKELTPEERRAQEVAAFKAETKSQVTMLAGGGILLLLIGLIAPASFMSHFIVFVLACFVGFRVIWNVAHSLHTPLMAVTNAISSIIILGALMQIGSGSAWVLILAALAVLMAGVNIVGGFLVTRRMLAMFQKS; encoded by the coding sequence ATGAAGATTGGCGCTTTGAAGGAGAGTTACGAGGGCGAGGCACGGGTGGCGATCACGCCGTCTTCGGCAGCGCATCTCCAGAAGCTTGGACACGAGGTTTTCGTCGAATCCGGTGCCGGGGTACGGGCTGGTTTTTCGAATTCCGACTATGAGAAGGCCGGGGTCACTGTCGCACAAACCGTGGCCGACCTGATCAAGGCCGTTGATGTCGTGGCCAAGGTGCGCGAGCCTGCGGATGCCGAGATCGGGCAGATGCGCGAGGGGCAGACGCTGATTTCGTTCTTTTACCCGGCGCAGAACGCTGAATTGCTTGAAAAGGCGAAAGAGCAGGGCATTACCGCGATTGCCATGGACATGGTGCCGCGCATCAGCCGCGCCCAGAAGATGGACGCGCTGTCCTCGATGGCGAATATCGCCGGATATCGCTCGGTCATCGAGGCGGCGAACAATTTCGGCCGCTTCTTCACCGGGCAGGTGACGGCGGCGGGCAAGGTGCCACCAGCCAAGGTGCTGGTCGTGGGCGCTGGTGTGGCCGGCCTGGCTGCCATCGGCACTGCCACCAGCCTTGGCGCGCGGGTCTTCGCCTTCGACGTGCGCCCAGAGGTGGCAGAACAGATCGAATCGATGGGCGCCGAATTCGTGTTCCTCGATTTCGAGGAGCAGACGCAGGACGGGGCCGCGACCGGTGGCTATGCCGCGCCGTCCAGCCCGGAATTCCGCGAAAAGCAGCTCGAGAAATTCCGCGAACTTGCCCCCGACATGGATGTGGTCATCACCACCGCGCTGATTCCCGGACGGGATGCGCCGGTCCTGTGGACCAAGGACATGGTCGAGGCGATGAAGCAGGGCAGCGTCATCGTTGACCTTGCGGCGGAAAAGGGCGGCAATTGCGAACTGACCGTCGCGGATGAGCGAATCGTCACGGAAAACGGCGTGACCATCGTCGGTTATACCGATTTTGCCAGCCGGATGGGGGCGCAGTCCTCCGAGCTTTATGGCAACAATATCCGTCACTTCATGACCGACCTGACACCGAAGAAAGACGGTGTGATCGTGCATGACATGGAGGATGACGTGATCCGTGGCGCCACCGTCGCGCATGATCACGACATCACCTTCCCGCCGCCTCCCCCCAAGGTTGCGGCGATCGCGGCGCAGAAGCCCAAGGAAAAGCCGAAGGAGCTGACCCCGGAAGAGCGCCGCGCGCAGGAGGTCGCGGCCTTCAAGGCGGAAACAAAGTCGCAGGTCACGATGCTGGCCGGGGGCGGCATCCTGTTGCTTCTGATCGGGCTGATCGCGCCTGCCAGCTTCATGTCGCATTTCATCGTCTTCGTGCTGGCCTGTTTCGTGGGCTTCCGGGTGATCTGGAATGTCGCGCATTCGCTGCACACGCCCTTGATGGCCGTGACCAACGCGATTTCGTCGATCATCATTCTCGGTGCGTTGATGCAGATCGGTTCGGGCTCGGCATGGGTGCTGATCCTCGCGGCGCTTGCCGTGCTGATGGCGGGGGTCAACATCGTCGGTGGCTTCCTCGTCACCCGCCGCATGCTCGCCATGTTCCAGAAATCGTAA
- a CDS encoding DUF3422 family protein, whose translation MSPETEHPLRYALVNELHARPSPRLSAPATCVFVAFKEPRDAANRDRKADMAHLTELTDRHGGPRPDPEDSHYQGRLGRHDLKWESHTEFVTYMAMTPGLPIRPFDPSAAAIFPEEWQQHAPGKRVAAVIVQIDILPEDPQEALDRIGDWFARDSLTAVWVLEEAAMIAGDFRIDSDGWMRFSVFVRPDVGEGRIGRIVHRLVELETYRAMSMLGLGRARSLSRRLNELEPGLTAIVDGMSDDGRPADEVLQELLAVSIELETEAVQHSFRFGATSAYEAIVMDRINALRETRLSGRQMLTEFMRRRYRPAMRTVKSAEERLRSMIERANRAAELLRTRVDVERSAQNQMLLERMDRRADLQLRLQHTVEGLSVVAISYYAVGLLSYALYPLAQGIGLGKPYLTAALTPITVLAVWWSMRRIKQRLHHSHDRPDAEL comes from the coding sequence GTGAGCCCGGAAACCGAACATCCTTTGCGCTATGCTTTGGTGAACGAGCTTCACGCCCGCCCTTCGCCACGCCTGAGCGCACCGGCCACCTGTGTCTTCGTGGCTTTCAAGGAACCCCGTGATGCGGCCAATCGCGACCGCAAAGCGGACATGGCCCATTTGACCGAACTGACCGATCGACATGGCGGGCCACGCCCGGATCCGGAGGACAGCCATTACCAGGGACGATTGGGGCGGCATGACCTGAAATGGGAAAGCCATACCGAGTTCGTCACCTATATGGCGATGACTCCCGGCCTGCCGATCCGGCCCTTCGATCCCAGTGCCGCGGCCATATTTCCCGAGGAATGGCAACAACATGCGCCGGGCAAACGTGTCGCCGCGGTGATCGTGCAGATCGATATCCTGCCCGAGGATCCGCAAGAGGCGCTGGACCGGATCGGAGATTGGTTCGCACGGGACAGCCTGACTGCGGTCTGGGTGCTGGAAGAGGCCGCGATGATCGCGGGCGATTTCCGGATCGATTCCGATGGCTGGATGCGCTTTTCGGTGTTCGTGCGCCCGGATGTCGGGGAAGGCCGGATTGGCCGGATCGTGCACCGGCTGGTCGAGTTGGAGACCTACCGGGCCATGTCGATGCTGGGATTGGGACGCGCGCGATCCCTCAGCCGCCGCCTGAACGAACTCGAGCCGGGGCTCACGGCCATCGTTGACGGCATGAGCGATGACGGTCGCCCGGCTGACGAGGTGTTGCAGGAATTGCTGGCGGTCTCGATCGAACTGGAAACCGAGGCTGTGCAGCATTCCTTCCGCTTCGGCGCAACCTCGGCCTATGAGGCGATCGTCATGGACCGGATCAACGCGCTGCGTGAGACCCGGCTTTCCGGACGGCAGATGCTGACCGAATTCATGCGCCGTCGCTACCGACCCGCCATGCGAACCGTGAAATCGGCGGAAGAGCGGCTGCGAAGCATGATCGAGCGCGCCAACCGCGCGGCAGAGTTGTTGCGTACCAGGGTGGATGTCGAGCGCTCGGCCCAGAACCAGATGCTGCTCGAACGCATGGATCGCCGCGCCGATCTGCAACTGCGCTTGCAGCATACGGTCGAGGGGCTGTCCGTGGTCGCCATCAGTTATTACGCTGTGGGATTGCTGTCATATGCGCTCTACCCGCTGGCCCAGGGGATCGGGCTGGGCAAGCCTTATCTGACCGCCGCCTTGACCCCGATCACCGTGCTGGCGGTATGGTGGAGCATGCGGCGCATCAAGCAACGGCTGCATCATTCTCATGATCGCCCGGATGCTGAATTGTGA
- a CDS encoding arsenate reductase family protein yields the protein MSKQLTLYGLAHCSTCQKAQAALEEHGWTVNFRDVQKEPLSESERKTLADQWGEKIINRASLTWRGMSEEERAADPVDMMGAKPSVMKRPAIAAGDHRLLGWTANVKRALGVPA from the coding sequence ATGTCCAAACAGTTGACGCTTTACGGCCTAGCCCACTGCTCGACCTGCCAGAAGGCGCAAGCCGCGCTGGAAGAGCATGGCTGGACAGTCAATTTCCGCGATGTCCAGAAAGAGCCGCTCTCGGAATCCGAGCGCAAGACGCTTGCCGATCAATGGGGCGAGAAAATCATCAACCGCGCGAGCCTGACATGGCGCGGCATGTCCGAAGAGGAGCGTGCCGCCGACCCGGTGGATATGATGGGCGCGAAACCCAGTGTGATGAAACGTCCGGCCATTGCCGCGGGAGATCATCGCCTGCTGGGGTGGACGGCCAATGTCAAACGCGCCCTCGGGGTTCCTGCGTAA
- a CDS encoding NAD(P)(+) transhydrogenase (Re/Si-specific) subunit beta: MEYGFTTAAYVVAAILFILSLGGLSGQESAKRAIWYGIAGMALAVLATLFGPGAGNWFLSVVMITIGGAVGFVVAKRVQMTEMPQLVAAMHSLVGLAAVFVGFNAQIEMARMLRIKAENAAHEFQGFAAVLAHKTPAELAMLKIEVFLGIFIGAITFTGSVVAFGKLAGKVDGKPKKLPGGHMLNAGALGLSILFGILYCTGVGSGVFWLILIALLAFFIGYHLIMGIGGADMPVVVSMLNSYSGWAAAAIGFTLGNDLLIVTGALVGSSGAILSYIMCKAMNRHFVSVILGGFGGEQGPAAEIEGEQIAIDADGVAAALNEADSVIIVPGYGMAVAQAQAAVSELTRKLRAAGKEVRFAIHPVAGRLPGHMNVLLAEARVPYDIVLEMEEINEDFPSTDVVIVIGSNDIVNPAAQEDPNSPIAGMPVLEVWKAKQVFVSKRGQGTGYSGIENPLFFKENTRMFYGDANESVNKLMPMID; the protein is encoded by the coding sequence ATGGAATACGGATTCACCACTGCCGCTTATGTGGTCGCCGCGATCCTGTTCATCCTGTCTTTGGGTGGGCTTTCGGGTCAGGAAAGCGCCAAGCGCGCGATCTGGTACGGTATCGCCGGCATGGCGCTGGCCGTGCTGGCCACGCTGTTCGGTCCCGGCGCGGGCAACTGGTTTCTGTCGGTCGTGATGATCACGATTGGTGGCGCCGTCGGTTTTGTGGTCGCCAAGCGCGTCCAGATGACCGAAATGCCGCAACTGGTTGCCGCGATGCACAGCCTTGTCGGGCTGGCCGCCGTTTTCGTGGGCTTCAACGCCCAGATCGAAATGGCGCGCATGTTGCGGATCAAGGCCGAGAACGCGGCGCATGAGTTCCAGGGCTTCGCCGCCGTTCTGGCGCACAAGACACCGGCCGAACTGGCAATGCTGAAGATCGAGGTTTTCCTGGGCATCTTCATCGGCGCCATCACCTTCACCGGCTCGGTCGTGGCCTTCGGCAAGCTTGCCGGCAAGGTTGATGGCAAGCCCAAGAAGCTGCCCGGCGGGCATATGCTGAACGCGGGTGCCTTGGGGTTGTCGATCCTGTTCGGCATTCTCTACTGCACCGGGGTCGGATCCGGCGTGTTCTGGCTGATCCTGATCGCGCTTCTGGCCTTCTTCATCGGCTATCACCTGATCATGGGTATCGGCGGCGCCGATATGCCGGTCGTCGTCTCGATGCTGAACAGCTATTCTGGTTGGGCGGCCGCGGCCATCGGCTTCACGCTCGGCAATGACCTGCTGATCGTGACCGGCGCGCTGGTCGGCTCTTCGGGTGCGATCCTCAGCTATATCATGTGCAAGGCGATGAATCGGCATTTCGTCAGCGTGATCCTTGGCGGCTTCGGCGGCGAACAGGGTCCGGCGGCGGAAATCGAGGGCGAGCAGATCGCCATCGATGCCGACGGCGTGGCCGCCGCGCTGAACGAGGCCGACAGCGTGATCATCGTGCCGGGCTATGGCATGGCGGTGGCGCAGGCGCAGGCCGCGGTCAGCGAGCTGACCCGCAAGCTGCGGGCCGCAGGCAAGGAGGTTCGCTTCGCGATCCACCCGGTCGCAGGCCGCTTGCCGGGGCATATGAACGTGCTGCTGGCCGAGGCGCGGGTGCCTTACGATATCGTGCTGGAGATGGAGGAGATCAACGAGGATTTCCCGTCCACGGATGTGGTGATCGTCATCGGTTCGAACGACATCGTGAACCCGGCCGCGCAAGAGGACCCCAACAGCCCCATCGCCGGCATGCCGGTGCTGGAGGTCTGGAAGGCCAAGCAGGTCTTCGTGTCCAAGCGCGGACAGGGCACCGGCTATTCCGGCATCGAGAACCCGCTGTTCTTCAAGGAGAACACCAGGATGTTCTATGGAGATGCCAATGAATCCGTGAACAAGCTCATGCCGATGATCGATTGA
- a CDS encoding CAP domain-containing protein, with protein MKFHPVFAFALCLTALTACQPTDGYLPRFAGDPSVAQTGQDAPGAMCAGDPALSQRMAEAINAARGREGKTQLETDGTLSSIAQSHACDIAATGRASVAGSDGSNVVERARAAGYSTCGVTQLVSVEGSPEGIVGGWMNSTPHRAELLAQLNEEIGVGVTRGGDGRLWWSVVMGADCG; from the coding sequence ATGAAGTTCCATCCCGTTTTCGCTTTCGCTCTATGCTTGACCGCGCTGACGGCCTGTCAGCCGACGGACGGATATCTGCCCCGGTTTGCCGGCGATCCCTCTGTCGCGCAGACCGGTCAGGATGCGCCGGGCGCGATGTGCGCCGGCGATCCGGCCCTGAGTCAGCGGATGGCCGAGGCGATCAATGCCGCCCGCGGACGAGAAGGCAAGACGCAGCTTGAAACCGATGGAACCCTGTCTTCGATTGCCCAGTCCCATGCCTGCGATATCGCCGCCACGGGACGTGCCTCGGTGGCGGGATCGGACGGGTCCAACGTGGTGGAGCGGGCACGGGCGGCGGGCTATTCTACCTGCGGAGTAACGCAACTCGTTTCGGTCGAGGGATCACCCGAGGGGATCGTCGGAGGCTGGATGAATTCCACGCCGCACAGGGCCGAACTATTGGCACAGCTCAACGAAGAGATCGGTGTTGGCGTCACCCGTGGCGGTGACGGCCGCTTGTGGTGGAGCGTGGTGATGGGCGCGGATTGCGGCTGA
- a CDS encoding 1-acyl-sn-glycerol-3-phosphate acyltransferase, producing MSKHDLDPRAEMQARLDPLIAERAPWLYSPKAHHRLARQLMMGILHYPRTVDLGAEFRDLPTPEIMRRMTQLIVRDVRVEGMENLPATGPALIVSNHPTGIADGIVMHAMMSPLRDDLFIYANYDMIRVLPQTEDFIAPVEWRLEKRSHAKTKATMDYTRQALEAGRIGLIFPSGRLAKRRGLKLHERPWMASAAMIARKFGVPVIPLNIRARNSLLFYLLDAIHPTLRDVTLFNEVLNKTNQPYRITVGQPIDPATLPRSSEEAIAVLREAALSLPAPGPDAARLMHERGRGRFVRPRQSVA from the coding sequence ATGAGTAAGCATGATCTTGACCCAAGGGCCGAAATGCAGGCTCGCCTGGACCCGCTGATCGCCGAGCGGGCACCTTGGCTGTATTCGCCCAAGGCTCATCACCGACTCGCGCGCCAGTTGATGATGGGCATCTTGCATTACCCCCGCACGGTCGACCTGGGGGCCGAGTTCCGCGACTTGCCAACTCCCGAGATCATGCGCCGGATGACACAGCTCATCGTCCGCGATGTCCGCGTTGAAGGGATGGAAAACCTGCCCGCGACCGGTCCTGCGCTGATCGTCTCGAACCATCCGACCGGTATTGCCGATGGCATTGTCATGCATGCGATGATGTCGCCCTTGCGGGACGATCTGTTCATCTATGCGAATTACGACATGATCCGGGTGCTGCCGCAGACCGAGGATTTCATCGCGCCGGTCGAGTGGCGGTTGGAAAAGCGCAGCCATGCCAAGACCAAGGCCACGATGGATTACACCCGCCAAGCCCTTGAGGCAGGACGGATCGGGCTGATCTTTCCGTCGGGCCGTCTGGCCAAGCGGCGCGGGCTGAAACTGCATGAGCGGCCCTGGATGGCCAGCGCCGCGATGATCGCGCGCAAGTTCGGAGTGCCGGTGATTCCGCTCAATATCCGGGCCCGCAACTCGCTGCTCTTCTACCTGCTGGATGCGATCCACCCGACATTGCGCGATGTGACGCTGTTCAACGAGGTGCTGAACAAGACCAACCAGCCCTATCGCATCACCGTCGGTCAGCCGATAGATCCTGCCACCCTGCCCCGGAGCAGCGAAGAGGCCATCGCGGTCCTGCGCGAAGCGGCTCTGTCGCTACCGGCGCCGGGTCCCGACGCCGCCCGGCTGATGCATGAACGTGGCCGCGGACGCTTCGTGCGGCCGCGTCAAAGTGTGGCGTGA